The sequence CTGCCACCGCGACGGGATAGGTGTAACACGCAGACAAAATTGCCCCGATGATGACCAATCCGGGCAGAAAAACCCGTGGTGGCGTGGATCGGCAGGCTAGTTCGCCGGAGTTTCAGCGACGTTAACCAGACCTTGATCGGCGCATGACTGCGTAATGGACTCGCTCACACCCGGTCGGCGGAGGTGCCGCACCGACCCGGCTCACCCGAGGCGCACGGTCAGGAGACGGCGGGCCCCCGGTGCTCCGCCGCGATCCCGAAGCGCTGCCGTTCGCGCGCGGCGGAATTCGTCTCGCGCACCCCGGACACCGAACTGATCACCTGCTCCTCGGCCGACTCGTCGAGCGCGTCGAGCCGCTCCAGGTCGGCGGCCGAGACCAGCGCGACGAGCGGCTTGCCGTGCCGTGTCACGACGACCCGCTCACCGCCGTACACCACCCGGTTGATCAGGTCGGCGAGCTCAGCCCTGGCTTGCGTCACCGGAATCTCGTAGGCCATGCACCCATCATAACGTCACGTACGTCCTGTACATTTTTTACAGAAGCGGAGCCGCCAGTGCTCCGCCTGGAGGAGGGGTACGCCCATGACCCGACCGTCCGCCCGTCATGTCCTGCCCGAGTTCACCGAGCGCACGGGCACGGGCCACCGCACGCTGGATCCCTACTCGAAGCTCTTCGAGAGCCGGGTCGTCTTCCTCGGGACACCCCTCGACGACACGGCCGCGACGGACGTGATCACTCAGTTCATGCAGCTCGAACACGCGGCACCGGACCGGGACATCACGCTGTACCTGAACTGCCCGGGCGGCTCCTTCACCGCCATGACCGCGGTCTACGACACGATGCGGTACGTCAGTTGCGACGTGGAGACCTATTGCCTGGGCCAGGCCGCCTCCGCCGCCGCGGTGCTGCTCACGGCCGGGACACCGGGCAAGCGCTTCATGCTGCCGAACGCCCGCGTGGTGCTGGAACAGCCCGCCCTGACCGAGCCGGCCAAGGGGCAGCCGAGCGACCTCGCCATCCAGGCCGAGGAGCTGGTACGGATGCGCGCCCTCATGGAGGAGATGCTGGTCCGTCACACCGGGCGCACCGCGGAGCGGATCCACCAGGACCTGGAGCGGGAGCTGGTGCTCGACGCGCCGGGCGCACTGGCGTACGGCCTGGTGGACGGCGTCGTCCCGAGCCGCAGGGCGCAGCCCGGCGCCGGACACGCGGGGTGAGCGGGCGGTGCTTCCGCCGGAACTTCCGCCGCTGCCCGCGCTGACGCGCGCCGAGGGCGAGTTGATCGACCGTTACCTGGAGGCGGCCGACCTGCTGGGCCGCATCAACCCGGCGCAGACCGGGGACACTTATCGTGGGCTGCGCGCGGCGCAGGCCCTGGTGCGCAAGGCGGCCGAGCTGCGCGACGCGCTGACCCTGATGCACCAGCGGGGCGAGACGGAGCTGCACGGGGACACGCTGGCACGGGCTTTGCGGGTGCTGGACGGCGAGCGCCGTACCGCGCGCGTCACGCTCCCGCCCGACTGCGTCGGCTGACCCGGACGTGCGTCCGGCCCGACGGGTCCCTCGTGTCGACGGACCGCCCGGGCCGGGCCTCGGACGACCCGAACGGCCTACCGCCGACCGGGGTATCTCACGACCCTTTTGCGGGCCTCCCGACTTGCGCGCAACTCGTGTTTGAGACTCATGCTCACCTGCTCCGCCCCAGGTCCGGGGCTACGCGCGGGACCTGACGGTGACTCGAACATCCCGTTGTCCACCCGAACGGGCGAGTGGTGAGTAACGCCACAAACCCCCGATTCCATTGGGATTTTCCGACTGCTGTGAGTCAAGATCCCTGACTGACGACAAGCCCCCGCCACAGCGGCGGGGCGGTCCGGGCGGACGCCGAGTCCTGCCGCCGCCCGGATGACCGGTCGACAGGAGTGGATCGGCAGGAGTGGAGGACCCGAGCAAGACGGGTCGCCGGGACGGACGTTCGTCACAGACGGGCGGTCGTGCCGAGCAGCCCTTGGGGTGAAGCCGCGGCAACGCGGCCGGGCAACTTCGCCAGCCCGAATCCGACAGGTCATCCTTCACAGGCGGCTGACGAAGGGTTGCGCATGACTGCGCTCAATCGTGTCCCGTCGCTGATGGCCCGGGCCGGCACGGCCTCGGCTCTCACCCTCGCCGCCGTGGGCGGCTCGATCACGGTCCCGGGCCTCGCCACCGACGCCTCGGCCGCCACGATAGCGACGAAAGCACTCCAGATCGCGGCCTCCAAGAAGGGTTCCCCCTACCAGTACGGGGCCACCGGGCCACGCCGGTTCGACTGCTCGGGGCTGACGCTCTACTCGTTCAAGAAGGCCGGCAAGCGCCTGCCGCGTACGGCCGCCCAGCAGTACAACAAGACGCACCACATCTCGGCCGGGAACCGCAAGGCCGGCGATCTGGTGTTCTTCCACTACGGATCCAGCGTCTACCACGTCGGCATCTACGCCGGGAAGAACAAGATCTGGCACGCCCCGAGGACCGGGTCCGTGGTGCGGCTGGAGAAGATCTGGACCAACGCGGTCTGGTACGGCCGGGTCAGCTGACCCGGACTCAGCCGAGGAGCGGCTCCAGCAGCAGGGCCGCTCCGAGCGCCGTCAGCGCCGCCCCGGTGCCCGCCTGGAGTACGCGGGCGGCCCGGGGTCGGCGCAGCCACCTGCCGAGCCGGTCCACCAGGAGGGCCACGACCTGGAACCAGGCCAGCGCGATCGCACAGACGATCAGCGCGAGCAGCAGCGTCTTCGGCAGGGCCGAGCCACCCGAGGGCACGAACTGGGGCAGCAGGCTGAGGAAGGTCAGCGAGGCCTTCGGGTTGAGGACGTTGGTGACGAAGCCCTGCCGCAGCGGGTGCGTCGCGGCCGGGGGCACGGACTCGGCGGGACCGGTGACGGGCCTGTGCAGCGACCACAGGGTCCGCAGACCGAGCTGCAGCACATAGGCGCCGCCCAGCAGCTGCAGCGCGCGGAACAGCGCGGGTACGGCGACCAGGACCGCCGCGACCCCGGCCACGGCGAGTGTGGTGTGCACCAGGAGACCGCCGGCGATACCGAGCCCGCAGACCGCGCCGGCCCGGCGGGAGACCAGGGCGTTGCGGACGACCACGGTGAAGTCGGCGCCCGGCATGGCGACGAGACCCGCGGCGATCCCGGTGAAGGCGATGAGCTGTCCGTCCATGGGGCCAGCCTGCACGCCTGCGGCCTTCAGCAGGTATTTCCAATCATCTGAGCCAGCCTTAAGCGATGCTTTAGGCTGGCTCCATGTACGACCCCACCCGGCTTGCCGCGCTGGTCGCCGTCGCGGAGGCGGGCTCCATCACGCGGGCCGCGGACCGGCTCGGATACACGCCGCCCGCCCTCTCGCAGCAGCTGGCCAAGCTGGAGCGGGAGGCGGGCACGGCGCTGCTGGTACGCCACCACCGCGGGGCCCGGCTGACCGAGGCGGGCGAGGTACTGGTGGCGCGGGCCCGGGTGGTGCTGGACGAGCTGGAGCGGGCCCGGCACGAGCTGGCCCGGCTGGCCGGCCTGACGGGCGGGGTGCTGCGCCTCGGCACCTTCCCGACGGCGGGTGTCCATCTGCTGCCGCCCGCTCTGAGCGCGTTCCGCCGGGCCCACCCGGACGTCCGGCTGTCGGTCGCCGACTACGACCCGCCGTCCGGGGTCACCGCGGTGGCGGCCGGAGAGGTGGACCTGGCGCTCACCCACGCCTATCACCCGGCCGAGCCCGCCCCCGTGCCCGCCTCCGTCGCCCTGGAACCGGTCCTGGAGGAGGAGCTGGTGCTGGTGACGGCCCCCGGCCACGCCCTCAGCAGTGCCTCGTCCCGGCTGCCGCTGGAGCAGCTGGCCGGGCAGCCGGTGATCAGCATGGCGCCGCATCATCCGGCCCGGCGTGAGGTGGAGGCGCTGCTCGCCGGGGTGGGCGCCACTCCCGCGCTGCTGGTGCCGACGCCCGGGTACGCCGTCGTGTGCGCGCTGGTCAGTGCCGGGCTCGGAGTGGCCCTCGTACCGGAGATGGTGGCGCGGACCGCGGTCACTCCGGTCGGAGTACGTCCGTTGGAGGGGGGTCGGCTGCGCCGCACGATCTCGGTCGCCTACCGGGCCGAGGAAGTCGCTCCCGCCACGCAGGCGTTCCGGGCCCTTCTGCACGGGGCGTTCGGCCGGGCCCAGCACGCTCCGGCGCGTCAGCGTCCCTCCTTGTGAACTGTCCCCCGGCCGGGTGGGGTTTGCGAAACGATCCGCCGGACGGGCCCTACGGCTCCGGCTGTCCCGCCGTGACCGGCTCGGCCGGGATGGACCAGGGAAGTTCGATGCAGACCGTCTTGCCGCCCTCGCGGGTGGGGCGGATCCGGAGTTTGCCGCCGCACTCCGCGGTGAGCCAGCGGATGATGACCATGCCGCGCCCGTTGTCCTGCTGGACCGCGGCGGGCAGTCTCTTCGGAAAGCGCGGATGACTGTCCGTCACACCGATGCGCAGCTGTTCGTCGCGGTGCAGGGCGATGTCTACGGTGAAGGTGGGTGACTGACCGAGGGTGTGCTGTACGGCGTTGGTGGCGAGTTCGGAGACGATCAGCCGCACGGTGTCGGCCGCGTCGGTGTCCGGTGGCAGACCCCACTCCGCGAGGGTGCCCACCACATAGGAGCGGGCCGCGGAGACCGAGGCGGGATCGCTCGGCAGAGTGACGGATGCTTCCAGATGGTCTGCCATGGAGACGTCGTCCCTTTCCCACGGGCCGCAAGTCCGACGAGGAGCGGATGGTTCGAGTACGGTCCCGCACTGGTGCTTCGTCGCCAGACTGCCACCACCGGGCCGGTCAGGGGAACGATCCACCAAGATATGCATATATCTGTCGCTCAAAGCGGTGAACTCTGCGACGGGAGACCGTATTTGGGCGGCCCGGAAGGAGTAAGGAGTACCCCATGCAGAACGGTCCCGCGGTACGGCGCCGCAAACTCGGCGCCGAGCTGCGCACGCTGCGCACGGGTACGGGACTCACCAGCGGCGAGGCGGCCCGGTTGGTGGGCTGGCACCAGTCGAAGGTGAGCCGCATCGAGACCGGCGCGAGCGGCGTGAAACCGGCCGATGTGCGGTTACTCCTGGATGCCTACGGGGTGCGGGAGGGGCAACTGCGCGAGATGCTGCTGATGTTGGCGGGGTCCGAGGGTGCGGGCGGACGCAGCCGGTGGTGGCACGCCTACCGGGGAATCCTGCCGCCCACCTACCGCGATTTCATCAGCCTGGAGTCGCAGGCGAGCGGGATGCGCACGCTGGAGACCACCGTGGTCCCGGGTCTGCTGCAGACGCCCGAGTACGCCCGCGCGGTGACCCGGGCGGCCGTGGGGGGAGTGGACGAGGAGCGGCTGGACGCGCTGGTGGAGGTGCGGCTGGCCAGGCAGGACGTGCTGCGTTCGGATCCGCCGCTGGCGCTGAGCGCGGTGCTGGACGAGGCAGTGCTCAGGCGTGAGGTCGGCGGGCCGGAGGTGATGGCGCGGCAGCTGGCACGGCTGGTCGAGGCCGCTTGTCTGCCCCAGGTGAAGCTGCAGGTGCTGCCGTTCGGCGCGGGAGCGCATGTCGGCCTCACCGGGCCTTTCGTTATCTTCTCATTTCCGAGCACTTCTGATCTGGATGTGGTTGTTCTGGACCAGTTGACGAGTAGCCTCTATCTGGAACGGAAAGAAGACCTCATGGCCTACTCGGAGGCCTTCAACACCCTTCGGATCTACGCCCTTTCACCCGAGGACTCGTTGGATTACATCGCCGGGATAGGTGACGGCGCGTAAGGAGGCACCATGCCAGCACTGCCTCGGAACGTCCCTGCCAGTACCGATCTGCACGAT is a genomic window of Streptomyces griseochromogenes containing:
- a CDS encoding type II toxin-antitoxin system Phd/YefM family antitoxin, whose product is MAYEIPVTQARAELADLINRVVYGGERVVVTRHGKPLVALVSAADLERLDALDESAEEQVISSVSGVRETNSAARERQRFGIAAEHRGPAVS
- a CDS encoding ATP-dependent Clp protease proteolytic subunit, with translation MTRPSARHVLPEFTERTGTGHRTLDPYSKLFESRVVFLGTPLDDTAATDVITQFMQLEHAAPDRDITLYLNCPGGSFTAMTAVYDTMRYVSCDVETYCLGQAASAAAVLLTAGTPGKRFMLPNARVVLEQPALTEPAKGQPSDLAIQAEELVRMRALMEEMLVRHTGRTAERIHQDLERELVLDAPGALAYGLVDGVVPSRRAQPGAGHAG
- a CDS encoding C40 family peptidase, with product MTALNRVPSLMARAGTASALTLAAVGGSITVPGLATDASAATIATKALQIAASKKGSPYQYGATGPRRFDCSGLTLYSFKKAGKRLPRTAAQQYNKTHHISAGNRKAGDLVFFHYGSSVYHVGIYAGKNKIWHAPRTGSVVRLEKIWTNAVWYGRVS
- a CDS encoding LysE family translocator translates to MDGQLIAFTGIAAGLVAMPGADFTVVVRNALVSRRAGAVCGLGIAGGLLVHTTLAVAGVAAVLVAVPALFRALQLLGGAYVLQLGLRTLWSLHRPVTGPAESVPPAATHPLRQGFVTNVLNPKASLTFLSLLPQFVPSGGSALPKTLLLALIVCAIALAWFQVVALLVDRLGRWLRRPRAARVLQAGTGAALTALGAALLLEPLLG
- a CDS encoding LysR family transcriptional regulator; translation: MYDPTRLAALVAVAEAGSITRAADRLGYTPPALSQQLAKLEREAGTALLVRHHRGARLTEAGEVLVARARVVLDELERARHELARLAGLTGGVLRLGTFPTAGVHLLPPALSAFRRAHPDVRLSVADYDPPSGVTAVAAGEVDLALTHAYHPAEPAPVPASVALEPVLEEELVLVTAPGHALSSASSRLPLEQLAGQPVISMAPHHPARREVEALLAGVGATPALLVPTPGYAVVCALVSAGLGVALVPEMVARTAVTPVGVRPLEGGRLRRTISVAYRAEEVAPATQAFRALLHGAFGRAQHAPARQRPSL
- a CDS encoding ATP-binding protein; translated protein: MADHLEASVTLPSDPASVSAARSYVVGTLAEWGLPPDTDAADTVRLIVSELATNAVQHTLGQSPTFTVDIALHRDEQLRIGVTDSHPRFPKRLPAAVQQDNGRGMVIIRWLTAECGGKLRIRPTREGGKTVCIELPWSIPAEPVTAGQPEP
- a CDS encoding helix-turn-helix domain-containing protein, which gives rise to MQNGPAVRRRKLGAELRTLRTGTGLTSGEAARLVGWHQSKVSRIETGASGVKPADVRLLLDAYGVREGQLREMLLMLAGSEGAGGRSRWWHAYRGILPPTYRDFISLESQASGMRTLETTVVPGLLQTPEYARAVTRAAVGGVDEERLDALVEVRLARQDVLRSDPPLALSAVLDEAVLRREVGGPEVMARQLARLVEAACLPQVKLQVLPFGAGAHVGLTGPFVIFSFPSTSDLDVVVLDQLTSSLYLERKEDLMAYSEAFNTLRIYALSPEDSLDYIAGIGDGA